From a single Leishmania infantum JPCM5 genome chromosome 36 genomic region:
- a CDS encoding clathrin coat assembly protein-like protein, whose product MLSVLMFLNSRGDVVLSRTFRAGNSVRSLAETFCSEIISTKQVDRCPVNIVKRMCFIHLKLTELYVVMVSDSNVNCLMCLQYGARLLQHIQNDYEGLDEKRIKENFVALQGIIDESMDFGYPILTDAEAMKEFITKDGVDAAVLKSTRESERIADRMTGETPWRVEGLAFRVNEVFVDVFEDVNLLLSQTGETLQSSVLGRVVMNNFLSGMPECQLNWNAKVMSHGIDEAVESHGAGGTGEVVPLSSISFHNCVRLKASGEERRLTFVPPDGKFTLMTYRSNVNVQPPMKVLSAKAREISKTRTEVEFTLRSDTSAGRAAKDVQVSVACPDNTATAEVKVGRGKANYDPVSHAIVWKLPEVKSGEEITFFAEIRQIAPTENTELLWTKPPIRIAFQCVSLSLTGLRINELVVKEPTLMYTASKWIRYTVMAGDYQCRI is encoded by the coding sequence ATGCTATCAGTTTTGATGTTCCTGAACTCCCGCGGAGACGTGGTGCTCTCGCGGACGTTTCGGGCTGGAAACTCTGTGCGGTCGCTAGCCGAAACCTTCTGCAGTGAGATCATCTCTACAAAGCAGGTTGACCGTTGCCCTGTCAACATTGTGAAACGCATGTGCTTCATTCATCTTAAGCTGACGGAGCTGTACGTCGTGATGGTGTCCGACTCAAATGTCAACTGCCTCATGTGTCTCCAGTACggtgcacggctgctgcagcacatccaAAATGACTACGAGGGCTTGGACGAAAAGCGGATCAAGGAGAACTTTGTTGCTCTGCAGGGCATCATCGATGAGTCGATGGACTTCGGATACCCCATCCTGACGGACGCAGAGGCAATGAAGGAATTTATCACGAAAGACGGCGTGGATGCTGCCGTTCTGAAGAGCACTCGCGAATCGGAGCGCATCGCCGATAGGATGACCGGCGAAACGCCGTGGCGGGTGGAGGGTCTTGCGTTCCGTGTGAACGAAGTGTTCGTTGACGTTTTTGAAGATGTGAATCTGCTGCTCTCCCAAACAGGAGAGACGCTGCAGAGCAGCGTGTTAGGGCGCGTGGTGATGAACAACTTCCTCTCCGGGATGCCGGAGTGCCAGCTGAACTGGAACGCGAAAGTGATGAGTCACGGTATCGACGAGGCGGTCGAGAGCCATGGTGCCGGTGGTACAGGAGAGGTGGTTCCCTTGTCAAGCATCTCCTTTCACAACTGCGTCCGCCTCAAAGCTTCTGGTGAAGAGCGACGGCTCACCTTTGTGCCGCCGGATGGAAAGTTCACCCTCATGACGTACCGCTCCAATGTGAACGTGCAGCCACCGATGAAGGTGCTGTCGGCCAAGGCACGAGAGATCTCGAAGACACGCACGGAGGTCGAGTTCACACTACGCTCAGACACCTCAGCTGGTCGGGCCGCCAAAGACGTCCAGGTGAGCGTCGCCTGTCCGGACAATACAGCTACTGCTGAAGTGAAGGTGGGGCGTGGCAAGGCTAATTATGACCCCGTAAGCCACGCCATCGTTTGGAAGCTGCCGGAGGTGAAGAGTGGGGAGGAAATCACTTTCTTCGCAGAGATCCGCCAGATTGCCCCGACGGAGAACACGGAGTTGCTGTGGACGAAGCCGCCTATCCGCATCGCGTTCCAGTGTGTGTCCCTGTCGCTTACAGGCTTGCGCATCAATGAGCTGGTCGTCAAGGAGCCAACGTTGATGTACACGGCAAGCAAATGGATTCGCTACACCGTCATGGCGGGTGATTATCAGTGCCGCATATAG
- a CDS encoding putative pre-mRNA branch site protein p14 encodes MRLARFRPLVCQRAHTRRSCMLCLFLCLTILLNQPPPPLLAFLYSASVACSQASSRNASVRAAAMPDERILLVTGIPSKQCTSEYLYSLFGAYGGIQQIRIGSSSITKGCAIVVYEQCEAANNAVGALNEYALSKDRVLRVSVYEEERDKKALERRKRKREMQAEYKKHIADVAHAADEPKE; translated from the coding sequence ATGCGGCTTGCTCGTTTTCGACCCTTGGTCTGCcagcgtgcacacacacgccgcagctgcatgCTATGCCTATTCTTGTGTCTCACTATTCTACTGAATcagcctccccctcccctactTGCTTTTTTGTATTCTGCCTCTGTGGCGTGCTCTCAAGCTAGTTCACGCAACGCGAGcgtccgcgccgcagccATGCCGGATGAGCGCATCCTGCTCGTGACCGGTATTCCCTCAAAGCAATGCACCAGTGAGTACCTGTACTCCCTCTTTGGCGCCTACGGGGGTATTCAGCAAATCCGTATCGGGTCATCCTCCATCACGAAGGGCTGCGCCATTGTTGTGTACGAGCAATGTGAGGCCGCAAATAATGCAGTCGGCGCACTCAACGAGTACGCTCTCAGCAAGGACCGCGTGCTTCGAGTGTCTGTGtacgaagaagagagagataaAAAGGCCCTCGAACGGCGGAAGCGGAAGCGGGAGATGCAGGCGGAATACAAGAAACACATTGCCGACGTCGCACATGCCGCTGATGAGCCGAAAGAGTGA
- a CDS encoding cullin-like protein: protein MSSLVSSRKRMAEYSTFSDKWSIIEETIRCIFKKEVSKNSFQRIHHSVFQLCQAHYGSLVLEQLEEQFFAQVSIIVNRIDGSSTYVADFLREWQDYNDSVSQISNILLYFNKNYMYACHHSSIEHLGERIFCSSTLGNPEVSACLIASIKQLIHVPAAESTIRDIGQELYTAEGSKYFARCMETPFVDAMVDKYVVQGEQQKQALTTSGYLQWVQNVVCSESHKYADTFFYILLDKLKSALYSSLVLSDPSSVNEMLTGPTGLVQMLEEWDVASISTFVQVFCAMKREKDVTDVIAHVLKEKCEDIINDRDTSTFPFPGVQKMLQLIERAKALDGLFPSEEGHSPSPFLRVIRNVLGNDTRFMETLSVYYDNGIRQGKDDIVSTVGNNVLTILQLTPDLEAFEVAFRSHLAVRLIYAKPHAVDMECLFIDRLFNIYGSSVVNRFQKMVEDIRSATAAQEKLIADMKTKKISPPLEFDVLVLTSGLWPQYTNIPLSIPQSMEACKRVFQDYYRRRHNGRKLVFQMSLGSIAFQLCHAGRAYHVSAHTHFVNSIMALNSDENLSVAVVARQGALSCDEVLTQFNTLCHVGLAERNGTEFRFNRNFYSSKPKVKVSAGVQKSAHDGGGASTATRKGMDGARTMSLDATIVKLLKEHNSMDYQTLCGAIESALRDVCSPTRADVKLRIDALIEKGLITRGESAHCYFYCS from the coding sequence ATGTCTAGTTTGGTGTCGAGTCGAAAGCGCATGGCAGAGTATTCCACCTTTTCTGACAAGTGGAGTATTATTGAGGAGACAATACGCTGCATTTTCAAAAAAGAGGTGTCGAAGAACTCGTTCCAGAGAATACACCACTCTGTTTTTCAGTTGTGCCAAGCACATTACGGGAGCCTCGTATTGGAGCAGCTGGAAGAACAGTTTTTTGCCCAAGTTTCCATCATCGTCAATCGAATCGATGGCTCTTCAACGTATGTTGCCGATTTTTTGCGTGAGTGGCAGGACTACAATGACTCCGTGAGCCAAATCAGCAACATTCTCTTGTACTTCAACAAGAACTATATGTACGCCTGCCATCATTCTTCCATCGAACATCTTGGCGAGCGTATCTTTTGCTCCTCTACTTTAGGCAATCCTGAAGTCTCTGCGTGTCTGATTGCCTCCATCAAGCAGCTGATTCACGTGCCTGCCGCAGAGTCCACGATTCGGGACATTGGCCAGGAATTATACACCGCAGAAGGCAGTAAGTACTTTGCACGTTGCATGGAAACCCCCTTCGTCGATGCAATGGTCGATAAGTATGTTGTGCAAGgggagcagcagaagcaggcTCTCACCACTAGCGGTTATTTGCAGTGGGTACAGAACGTTGTGTGTAGCGAGAGCCACAAGTATGCCGATACGTTCTTCTACATTCTACTGGACAAGCTGAAAAGCGCACTTTACTCCTCACTCGTTCTCAGCGATCCATCATCTGTAAATGAAATGCTGACGGGGCCGACAGGCTTGGTGCAGATGCTGGAGGAGTGGGATGTAGCCAGCATTTCCACTTTTGTGCAGGTTTTCTGTGCGATGAAGCGGGAGAAGGACGTCACTGACGTTATTGCGCATGTACTGAAAGAGAAATGCGAGGACATCATAAACGATCGAGACACAAGCACCTTTCCTTTTCCAGGGGTACAAAAGATGCTGCAACTGATTGAGAGGGCAAAAGCGCTTGACGGCCTCTTTCCATCGGAAGAAGGGCATAGCCCGTCACCATTTTTACGTGTTATTCGCAACGTCTTGGGCAATGATACGCGCTTTATGGAAACCCTCTCGGTTTACTACGACAACGGTATTCGGCAAGGCAAGGATGATATTGTGAGCACAGTAGGAAACAATGTTCTTACTATTTTGCAGCTGACGCCTGATCTTGAGGCCTTTGAAGTGGCGTTTCGAAGTCACCTGGCAGTTCGCTTGATTTACGCGAAGCCGCACGCGGTGGATATGGAGTGTCTCTTTATTGACCGCCTTTTCAACATCTACGGATCAAGTGTGGTGAATCGATTTCAAAAAATGGTTGAGGATATCCGCAGTGCCACGGCTGCGCAGGAAAAGCTGATAGCAGATATGAAGACGAAAAAGATATCCCCTCCCCTAGAGTTCGATGTCCTTGTTTTGACAAGCGGTCTGTGGCCGCAGTACACCAACATTCCTCTTAGCATTCCGCAGAGCATGGAAGCGTGCAAGCGCGTTTTTCAGGATTACTACCGCCGGCGCCACAATGGTCGGAAGCTCGTGTTTCAGATGAGTTTGGGCTCGATTGCTTTTCAGCTTTGCCATGCTGGCAGAGCGTACCATGTGTCGGCGCACACTCATTTTGTGAACAGTATCATGGCACTGAACTCGGATGAAAACTTGAGCGTTGCAGTCGTCGCTCGACAAGGTGCGCTCAGTTGTGACGAGGTACTTACTCAGTTCAACACCCTTTGCCACGTTGGTCTTGCCGAGCGCAACGGAACGGAGTTTAGGTTTAATCGTAACTTTTACTCCTCGAAGCCGAAGGTAAAAGTGAGTGCAGGGGTGCAGAAGTCGGCtcacgacggcggtggcgcctccaccgccactcGCAAAGGCATGGATGGCGCACGAACAATGAGCCTGGATGCCACAATCGTGAAGCTCCTGAAAGAGCATAACAGTATGGATTACCAAACTTTATGCGGCGCCATCGAAAGTGCGCTGCGGGATGTATGCTCCCCTACACGAGCGGATGTTAAGCTGCGCATAGACGCTCTGATAGAGAAAGGGTTGATAACGCGAGGTGAATCGGCGCACTGCTACTTCTACTGTTCGTGA
- a CDS encoding fibrillarin: MLHPGVFISKAKTDSLCTLNMVPGISVYGEKRIELGATQGGDDKKEYRLWNPYRSKLASAIYAGVSSIHMGPGSKVLYLGGATGTTVSHVSDLVGPEGMVYAVEFSHRVGRDLVEMSKRRPNIVPIIEDARYPMKYRMLVPMVDCIFMDVAQPDQARILALNAQAFLQNGGHYVISIKANCIDSTLEAPVVIASELNKLKKDKLKPLEQVSLEPFERDHAVVVGVYRPVKKSKQ, translated from the coding sequence ATGCTGCATCCTGGCGTGTTCATTTCTAAGGCCAAGACCGACTCTCTTTGCACGCTGAACATGGTGCCTGGTATTTCCGTTTATGGCGAGAAGCGTATCGAGCTGGGTGCAACGCAAGGAGGTGATGACAAGAAGGAGTACCGTCTGTGGAACCCCTACCGCTCCAAGCTGGCCTCCGCCATCTACGCTGGTGTGAGTAGCATTCACATGGGTCCCGGCTCGAAGGTGCTGTACCTCGGCGGTGCAACGGGTACCACCGTCAGCCATGTGAGCGACCTTGTGGGCCCGGAGGGAATGGTGTATGCTGTGGAGTTCTCGCACCGTGTAGGCCGTGATTTAGTGGAGATGTCGAAGCGCCGCCCGAATATTGTGCCCATTATTGAGGATGCCCGCTACCCCATGAAGTACCGTATGCTTGTGCCGATGGTGGATTGCATTTTCATGGATGTCGCCCAGCCAGACCAAGCGCGAATTCTTGCACTCAATGCACAAGCTTTTCTGCAGAATGGTGGTCACTATGTAATCTCTATCAAGGCTAACTGCATTGACTCCACCCTGGAGGCCCCTGTAGTCATCGCGTCGGAGCTGAACAAGCTGAAGAAGGACAAGCTGAAGCCGCTGGAGCAGGTGTCTCTTGAGCCATTCGAGCGCGACCACGCTGTAGTTGTTGGCGTGTATCGCCCTGTCAAGAAGTCGAAGCAATAA
- a CDS encoding putative lipoate protein ligase — MKAFFIGKREYLRVLSLQETIFNAKIARQVSVRRGESKLPLLPDVVILVEHSTPVYTVGRRDTAHGLPPHCSIDVVKTRRGGGITYHGPGQLTMYPIVNIQLLWKDCTAGKPRSPIEWFSWALEEAMIQTAAMYHIPTHRFKTGVWADQYKDIPAQKLGAIGLQLGSWVSMHGASLNVASDLHFFDDIIMCELPDRRATSLSNEMQHRGITESSPLVQATAPVLLQKFIESLHQPPSRAAPQLVDLSADADWHERVIDAAGISTP, encoded by the coding sequence ATGAAGGCATTTTTCATCGGCAAGCGCGAGTACCTGCGTGTGCTGAGCCTACAAGAAACGATATTCAACGCCAAGATCGCTCGACAAGTGAGTGTGCGCCGCGGTGAGTCGAAGCTGCCGCTCTTGCCGGATGTCGTAATCCTAGTGGAACACAGCACCCCTGTGTACACCGTAGGTCGACGTGACACCGCTCACGGGCTTCCGCCGCACTGCAGCATCGACGTCGTCAAGacgcggcgaggcggcggtaTCACCTACCACGGCCCTGGACAGCTCACCATGTACCCAATCGTCAACATCCAACTTCTGTGGAAAGATTGCACAGCGGGGAAGCCACGCTCGCCGATTGAGTGGTTCAGCTGGGCACTGGAAGAGGCAATGATTCAGACAGCTGCAATGTACCACATACCAACACATCGATTCAAGACTGGGGTATGGGCTGACCAGTACAAAGACATCCCGGCGCAGAAGCTCGGCGCCATCGGGCTACAGCTGGGGAGTTGGGTTTCCATGCATGGAGCCAGTCTCAACGTCGCAAGCGATCTGCACTTCTTCGACGACATAATTATGTGTGAGCTGCCGGACCGGCGCGCCACATCACTCAGCAACGAAatgcagcaccgcggcatCACCGAGTCGTCACCGCTGGTGCAGGCAACAGCGCCAGTTCTGCTGCAAAAGTTCATCGAAAGTCTTCACCAGCCGCCgagccgcgctgcgccgcagctggtggACTTGTCCGCGGACGCGGACTGGCACGAGCGCGTAATAGATGCCGCCGGCATTTCAACGCCTTAG